A single window of Rhodamnia argentea isolate NSW1041297 chromosome 5, ASM2092103v1, whole genome shotgun sequence DNA harbors:
- the LOC115745813 gene encoding antifungal protein ginkbilobin-like protein 1, with amino-acid sequence MSTAHKIAILLIFLSHCLCIIRSDPDVTFVSKLGNVARYWDWDDFANAFYVVLQDLRSNTAGNGFNKYTHYANNRAECFGHGACNGALTQADCTGCMASAYDEIQRECPRSIGTQLQLQDCRLRSNPEVTFVDKLRNEAQFWYWDAYDNAFYAVLEDLRSNTAGNGFNYYTQSSVNSAKCFGHGVCNGALTQADRTSCMGSAYDEVQRECPRSIGAQLQLHDSRLRYEQYSFTE; translated from the exons ATGTCCACAGCACACAAAATCGCAATCCTGCTCATATTCCTCTCCCACTGTCTTTGTATCATAAGAAGTGACCCAGACGTGACTTTTGTGAGCAAGTTAGGCAATGTGGCGCGGTACTGGGATTGGGACGATTTTGCCAACGCATTCTACGTTGTCCTGCAGGATCTGAGGTCCAACACTGCGGGAAATGGGTTCAACAAGTACACCCATTATGCTAACAACCGTGCCGAGTGCTTTGGCCACGGTGCGTGCAACGGTGCGCTAACGCAAGCAGACTGTACTGGCTGCATGGCTTCCGCCTACGATGAAATCCAGAGAGAGTGCCCACGTAGTATCGGCACACAACTTCAGCTTCAGGACTGTAGACTTAG AAGCAACCCGGAGGTGACTTTTGTGGACAAGTTACGCAATGAGGCGCAGTTCTGGTATTGGGACGCTTATGACAACGCATTCTACGCTGTCCTAGAGGACCTGAGGTCCAACACCGCGGGAAATGGGTTCAACTACTACACCCAGTCTTCTGTGAACAGTGCCAAGTGCTTTGGCCACGGTGTGTGCAACGGTGCGCTGACACAAGCCGACCGTACTAGCTGCATGGGTTCCGCCTACGATGAAGTCCAGAGAGAGTGCCCACGTAGTATCGGCGCACAACTTCAGCTTCACGACTCTAGACTTAGGTACGAGCAATATTCCTTCACGGAATAA
- the LOC125315337 gene encoding uncharacterized mitochondrial protein AtMg00810-like: MYEELCALGCTGMWDLVPLQPGKSLISCRWICKIKTHSDGSIKLYKAHLVARDFDREYEIDYEETFAPIAKMAYVRGTLYAATSRSGSFCWLDVIRSADFVQSENDHAVFTHTSPASCTILLLYVNDMIITRDDFAHITYTKQYLHRRFAMTDLGLLRYFLGIEVARSRLSILLSQQKYISDILARVELSDTHTAATLVELHLRLRAGYGEPMSNVTCYRALVGGLGYLMTIRSNIAYAVHLVSRFVAVPRIVHYVVVLRILRYLRGTMTRSFFLPSTSSLAIRAYYDADWASNVTDRKSITGFCVFLGDSLISWCAKKQTVVSCFSTESEYRAMVDTTVDIIWLCRLLADLGIGSSAPIPLHCDNKSSIHITTNPVFHERTKYIDIDCHITRHQLQARIISLPFVAYVAQLTDLFTKSLTS; encoded by the exons ATGTACGAGGAGTTGTGTGCTCTTGGGTGCACCGGTATGTGGGATCTTGTGCCTCTCCAACCGGGGAAGTCCTTGATATCTTGTCGTTGGATCTGTAAAATCAAGACTCACTCTGATGGTAGTATTAAGCTCTATAAAGCGCATCTCGTTGCACGTGATTTTGATCGGGAGTATGAGATTGATTATGAGGAGACCTTTGCTCCTATTGCCAAAATGGCTTACGTTC GAGGAACTCTATATGCAGCCACctcccggtccggttcattctGCTGGTTAG ATGTTATTCGGTCAGCTGATTTTGTTCAGAGTGAGAATGATCATGCTGTGTTCACTCACACTTCTCCCGCTAGTTGTACTATTCTGCTACTCTATGTTAATGATATGATTATTACTAGGGACGATTTTGCTCATATTACTTATACTAAGCAATATCTTCACCGTCGGTTTGCTATGACGGATCTGGGTTTATTACGTTATTTTCTCGGTATTGAGGTTGCTCGTAGTCGACTAAGTATTCTTCTCTCCCAGCAGAAGTACATCTCTGACATTTTGGCTCGTGTTGAGTTATCTGATACTCATACTGCGGCTACTCTCGTTGAACTTCATTTACGGCTTCGTGCGGGTTATGGTGAGCCTATGTCTAATGTCACTTGCTACCGGGCTCTTGTTGGCGGTCTCGGTTATCTTATGACCATTCGTTCTAATATCGCCTATGCTGTTCATCTTGTTAGTCGGTTTGTAGCGGTTCCTCGTATAGTTCATTATGTTGTTGTACTTCGGATTCTGCGATATCTTCGTGGTACTATGACACGCTCATTTTTTCTCCCATCGACTTCCTCACTTGCTATTCGTGCTTACTAcgatgctgattgggcttcAAATGTCACTGACCGCAAGTCCATTACAGGATTTTGTGTCTTTCTTGGTGattctttgatttcttggtgtgccaAGAAGCAGACTGTCGTGTCTTGCTTTTCTACTGAGtccgagtatcgtgctatggtTGACACTACAGTTGATATCATTTGGCTTTGTCGTCTCCTTGCTGATCTTGGTATTGGCTCCTCTGCTCCCATTCCTCTTCATTGTGACAACAAGAGTTCTATTCACATTACTACAAATCCAGTCTTTCATGAGCGTACCAAGTACATCGACATTGATTGTCATATCACGCGTCATCAGCTCCAAGCACgtataatttctcttccctttgtaGCCTATGTAGCCCAGCTTACCGATTTATTCACCAAATCTCTTACATCATAA